One Edaphobacter flagellatus genomic region harbors:
- the galE gene encoding UDP-glucose 4-epimerase GalE: MNILVTGGAGYIGGTVSRLLLASGHKVTVFDNFCHSRPEAVAPGARLVEGDLSDRSLIEATLREGRFDGVMHFAALIEAGESMKVPELYFRNNAMATLTLIEAMLATGHNRLVFSSTAACYGEPLSTPITEDARLLPTNAYGESKLLVEQMLTWSNRIHGFRYASLRYFNVAGAIEGYGEAHEPESHLIPLILDVAMGRRASIKVFGKDYPTKDGTCVRDYIHVQDLADAHFLALAALEKQSRLIYNIGNGQGFTVREVIDSVSRVTGKPIAVEEHEPRPGDPAILVASSEKIKSELGWKPKFSELDSIIASAWQWHQIRYA, from the coding sequence ATGAACATCTTAGTGACTGGCGGAGCAGGTTATATCGGGGGTACCGTTTCCCGCCTTCTTCTGGCCTCGGGCCATAAAGTCACAGTATTCGATAATTTTTGCCACAGCCGCCCCGAGGCCGTCGCCCCGGGAGCCCGGCTGGTCGAGGGCGATCTGTCCGACCGCAGCCTCATCGAGGCCACCCTCCGCGAGGGTCGTTTTGATGGCGTCATGCACTTCGCCGCCCTCATCGAGGCAGGGGAGAGTATGAAGGTCCCCGAGCTCTACTTCCGCAACAACGCCATGGCGACCCTTACCCTGATCGAGGCCATGCTCGCCACCGGCCACAACCGCCTCGTCTTCAGCTCCACCGCCGCCTGCTATGGCGAACCCCTCTCGACCCCTATCACCGAAGACGCCCGACTCCTGCCCACCAATGCCTATGGAGAAAGCAAGCTGCTGGTCGAACAGATGCTCACCTGGAGTAACCGCATCCACGGCTTCCGCTATGCCAGCCTGCGCTACTTCAACGTCGCCGGGGCCATCGAAGGCTACGGCGAAGCCCACGAGCCGGAGTCCCACCTTATCCCGCTCATCCTCGATGTCGCCATGGGACGCCGCGCCAGCATCAAGGTCTTCGGCAAGGATTACCCCACGAAAGACGGCACCTGCGTCCGCGATTACATCCACGTCCAGGACCTCGCCGACGCTCATTTCCTCGCTCTCGCCGCCCTCGAGAAGCAAAGCCGCCTGATCTACAACATCGGCAATGGACAGGGATTCACCGTGCGCGAGGTTATCGACTCGGTCAGCCGCGTCACCGGCAAACCCATCGCCGTCGAAGAGCACGAGCCCCGGCCCGGCGATCCCGCGATCCTCGTCGCCAGCTCCGAAAAGATCAAGTCCGAGCTGGGATGGAAACCAAAGTTCTCAGAGCTGGACTCCATCATCGCCAGCGCCTGGCAGTGGCACCAGATTCGCTACGCCTGA
- a CDS encoding DUF421 domain-containing protein — translation MIESMFHLHLPLLEKILRPILVYLCLVGFLRLFGKRELAQLNPFDLVVLLCLSNTVQNAIIGDDNTITGGIVGVFSLLTINWLLSRALFRMPKLNRTLEGKETVLIRHGKVDWEALKREALTELELKTVLHRQGLRDYSQVERCVLEPSGNFYVEQIDPLLEGRQRSEILNQIDALTQEVRDLKQLLAARG, via the coding sequence TTGATCGAGAGCATGTTTCACCTTCACCTTCCGCTGCTGGAAAAGATCCTGCGGCCCATCCTCGTCTACCTCTGCCTGGTCGGCTTCCTGCGCCTCTTCGGCAAGCGCGAGCTGGCCCAGCTGAACCCCTTCGATCTCGTCGTTCTCCTCTGTCTCTCGAACACCGTGCAGAACGCCATCATCGGCGACGACAACACGATCACCGGAGGCATCGTCGGCGTCTTCTCGCTGCTCACCATCAACTGGCTCCTCAGCCGGGCTCTCTTCCGCATGCCCAAACTCAACCGCACGCTCGAAGGCAAAGAAACCGTCCTCATCCGCCACGGCAAGGTCGATTGGGAAGCGCTCAAGCGCGAAGCACTGACCGAACTTGAGTTGAAGACCGTTCTCCACCGCCAGGGCCTGCGCGATTATTCCCAGGTCGAGCGCTGTGTCCTCGAGCCCAGCGGCAACTTCTACGTCGAACAGATCGACCCCTTGCTCGAAGGCCGCCAGCGCAGCGAAATCCTCAACCAGATCGATGCGCTCACCCAGGAGGTCCGCGACCTGAAGCAGCTTCTTGCCGCTCGCGGATAG
- a CDS encoding energy transducer TonB, with amino-acid sequence MAKPLRSDDLNPQNMQFAHFGVLNDGNQSKGSLVTSVTVNIIIAIVVCILGAAAKKTMDNRHKLTEISIAPLPKEIEPIKPKIIPKPLPPVPQVKVEPPKIKMPDVKVPEPPKLPEVKMTQPAPVILPAPPKQVIAPAAPKVVSLAHPMAASVPNNSPHPSAVALGQANNPIAPSNRPATSAVNLGQRGLAGMPASNTGGGPQATAVNLGSGSAGSQSMTGNGARAVQGVKLGVTGGTGPMNAPGRIAGPVNLGQAVQPTMPKPVAPVATASKPPKVLFKPRPEYTAEAIKMHIEGTVSVRLKVSATGAVHVLGVTSDLGHGLGESAIRAVQATRFSPATDAQGNPVDWEGVVNVAFQLAG; translated from the coding sequence ATGGCTAAGCCGCTACGCTCCGATGATTTGAATCCACAGAACATGCAGTTTGCCCACTTTGGCGTTCTCAACGATGGGAACCAGAGCAAGGGATCGCTTGTCACCTCGGTTACGGTGAACATCATCATCGCAATTGTGGTTTGCATTCTGGGCGCAGCAGCGAAGAAGACCATGGACAACCGTCACAAGTTGACGGAGATCAGCATTGCTCCTCTTCCCAAAGAGATTGAGCCGATCAAGCCGAAGATTATTCCCAAGCCGCTGCCGCCTGTTCCGCAGGTCAAGGTGGAGCCGCCGAAGATCAAGATGCCGGACGTCAAGGTTCCGGAGCCGCCGAAGCTGCCTGAGGTGAAGATGACCCAGCCAGCCCCGGTAATTCTGCCTGCTCCTCCGAAGCAGGTGATTGCGCCCGCCGCTCCCAAGGTGGTATCGCTGGCGCACCCCATGGCGGCCTCCGTACCCAATAACTCGCCTCATCCGTCAGCCGTTGCCCTTGGACAGGCGAATAACCCGATTGCTCCATCGAATCGCCCGGCGACTTCGGCTGTGAACCTGGGTCAGCGTGGTCTGGCTGGGATGCCCGCTTCGAATACCGGTGGGGGACCGCAGGCTACGGCAGTCAACCTGGGATCCGGTTCAGCAGGCAGCCAGAGCATGACTGGCAATGGAGCCCGTGCGGTACAGGGAGTGAAGCTTGGCGTTACTGGCGGAACGGGGCCGATGAATGCTCCCGGGCGCATTGCCGGACCTGTGAACCTGGGTCAGGCGGTTCAACCAACGATGCCGAAGCCGGTTGCTCCGGTTGCGACGGCATCGAAGCCACCGAAGGTGCTGTTCAAGCCTCGCCCGGAGTACACGGCTGAAGCGATCAAGATGCACATCGAGGGCACCGTCTCGGTCAGGCTGAAGGTTTCTGCGACCGGAGCCGTGCATGTACTTGGCGTGACAAGTGATCTGGGCCATGGCCTAGGCGAATCAGCCATTCGCGCGGTGCAGGCGACGCGTTTCTCTCCTGCGACCGATGCTCAGGGCAATCCCGTTGACTGGGAAGGTGTTGTGAATGTTGCCTTCCAACTTGCCGGGTAA